Proteins encoded within one genomic window of Lysinibacillus louembei:
- a CDS encoding DNA-3-methyladenine glycosylase I — protein MQRCGWVKLDEPLYVEYHDKEWGKPVYDDQKLFEMICLEGAQAGLSWWTILQKREGYREAFDDFNAEKIVHYTEEKLAELREDTRIVRNRLKIASVVTNAQAYLRMQEQHGSFSNYIWQFVDHQPIVNHWKTLAEVPVTTVISDKMSKQLKKDGFKFVGSTICYSFMQAVGMVNDHVQNCFCYEAKTDE, from the coding sequence ATGCAACGTTGCGGATGGGTAAAATTAGATGAACCATTATACGTAGAGTATCATGATAAAGAATGGGGCAAGCCTGTTTATGATGATCAAAAGCTTTTTGAAATGATTTGCTTAGAGGGGGCACAGGCGGGATTGAGCTGGTGGACGATTTTACAAAAGCGCGAAGGCTATCGTGAGGCCTTTGATGACTTTAATGCGGAGAAGATCGTGCACTATACAGAGGAGAAACTAGCTGAGCTAAGAGAAGATACACGTATTGTACGCAACCGTCTAAAAATTGCAAGTGTCGTTACGAATGCACAAGCTTATTTACGCATGCAAGAACAGCATGGTTCTTTTTCAAACTATATTTGGCAATTTGTTGACCATCAACCGATTGTTAATCATTGGAAGACATTAGCTGAAGTGCCTGTTACAACAGTAATTAGCGATAAAATGAGCAAGCAACTGAAGAAGGACGGCTTTAAATTCGTTGGTAGCACAATTTGCTATTCTTTTATGCAGGCAGTTGGTATGGTGAATGATCATGTGCAAAACTGCTTTTGCTATGAGGCGAAGACCGATGAATAA
- a CDS encoding MFS transporter, translating to MDEKLKYKKSTYHLYTFLVSKMIGALGSSVYTFGISMYILSMTGSSLSFAANLLFSIVPRTIISPIAGLIGDKVPRKWLVLGGQAGVILTVSTLLLYTWTVGLSLTAIYLATLFNSIFSSFSSVAFSASISNLVDGERIQKAMSFNQLSLSVSGIGGPIVGGMLFGFASMEVFLAIFIIAAIITLLLESTMNFTLYKKPVVASAQKETMLQSFKAGFVYLKTKPVVRAILWTALWLNLFFTCLSVGIGFVLLTNLKFQPQLIGFIEAAAAIGMLITAIYLATRSNLKFPLVVVKRSTLLMAISVILVAVPLLFSWSNTVNFIYYLVLMFVAGGFGVTTNTPIGVIMQTSVDEEYKGRVFGIVEMMAMSMMPLGTLIYGVLYDMMPAQYVLIVSGTILIAIVLILLRGSVIRMAHPELEDKRKLNMLEEVEG from the coding sequence ATGGATGAAAAATTAAAATATAAAAAATCAACGTATCATTTATACACGTTTTTAGTAAGTAAAATGATTGGTGCGCTTGGTTCAAGTGTGTATACATTCGGCATTAGTATGTACATTCTGTCGATGACAGGATCATCTTTAAGCTTTGCTGCAAATCTTTTATTCAGCATTGTGCCAAGAACGATTATTTCTCCAATTGCAGGGCTAATAGGGGATAAAGTACCAAGGAAATGGCTTGTACTTGGTGGGCAGGCAGGTGTAATTTTAACAGTTAGTACGTTACTTCTTTATACATGGACTGTGGGGCTATCTTTAACAGCGATTTACTTAGCAACATTGTTTAATAGTATCTTTAGCTCGTTTTCTAGTGTAGCATTTTCAGCTTCAATCTCGAATTTAGTGGATGGGGAGCGCATTCAAAAGGCGATGAGCTTTAATCAACTATCGCTTTCAGTATCAGGCATTGGTGGACCGATTGTAGGTGGGATGTTGTTTGGCTTTGCTTCAATGGAAGTATTTTTAGCTATTTTTATTATCGCAGCAATTATTACACTATTGCTAGAATCAACGATGAACTTTACATTATATAAAAAGCCAGTAGTAGCATCTGCACAAAAAGAAACGATGCTGCAAAGCTTTAAAGCAGGGTTTGTCTATTTAAAAACAAAGCCCGTTGTACGTGCCATTTTATGGACAGCGTTATGGTTAAATTTATTTTTCACTTGCTTGAGTGTAGGTATCGGCTTTGTGCTGTTAACAAATTTAAAATTCCAGCCACAATTAATTGGCTTCATCGAAGCGGCAGCGGCGATTGGTATGTTAATAACAGCGATTTATTTAGCTACTCGCAGCAATTTAAAATTTCCATTGGTTGTTGTTAAACGTTCAACGTTGTTGATGGCAATATCCGTTATTCTAGTAGCTGTACCATTATTATTTAGCTGGTCAAATACGGTCAACTTTATTTATTATTTAGTGCTAATGTTTGTTGCTGGCGGGTTTGGTGTTACAACAAATACACCAATAGGGGTTATTATGCAAACATCAGTAGATGAGGAGTACAAAGGGCGTGTATTTGGTATTGTAGAAATGATGGCAATGAGCATGATGCCCTTAGGAACGTTAATATATGGTGTTTTATACGATATGATGCCAGCACAATATGTTTTAATAGTCAGTGGTACGATTTTAATAGCAATCGTTTTAATATTATTGCGCGGCTCTGTTATTAGAATGGCACATCCAGAGTTAGAGGATAAAAGGAAATTGAATATGTTAGAGGAAGTAGAAGGGTGA
- a CDS encoding YybH family protein: MNNSYEQALTSYIEATNSHDFANVQRMLHPNVVYWFTDKKCGTMTDIQHYFENAWNLIKEEVYEARDVGWLVTNRDTATCLYTYHYSGYYEGEYVSGHGRATNIFVKNEYDDWKLIHEHLSKGE, from the coding sequence ATGAATAATTCATATGAGCAAGCATTAACGAGCTATATAGAAGCTACAAATTCACATGATTTTGCGAATGTTCAACGAATGCTTCATCCAAATGTTGTTTATTGGTTTACAGATAAAAAGTGTGGAACAATGACAGACATCCAGCATTATTTTGAAAATGCTTGGAATCTCATTAAAGAGGAAGTATATGAAGCAAGAGATGTTGGATGGCTTGTCACAAATCGAGATACTGCAACCTGTCTATATACTTACCACTACTCAGGCTATTATGAGGGGGAGTATGTTTCGGGACATGGTAGGGCGACAAATATTTTTGTGAAGAATGAATATGATGATTGGAAGTTAATACATGAGCATTTGAGTAAAGGGGAGTAG
- a CDS encoding S66 family peptidase, which produces MKKGDTIGIFTPSSPATVTAQARYVRAKNFLMAKGFQIIEGKLTGKSDVYRSGTPKERAEELNELIRNPDVKMIMSTIGGTNSNSMLPYIDYEAFKANPKYVVGYSDATAVLLALYAKTGIATYYGPALIPSFGEFEPLVNDTYDYFEKYFTEQLSVPYEVPMPIFWSDEPVNWLEKTAEKTLFTNEWLTGQPGVAEGRLIGGNNNAMYGFIGTEYFPEIQQGDILLIEDCMKDASVVEKNFAMLKLHGIFERVGGIILGKHERFDDLGTGKTPLSLLLEQLNGKDMPILAEFDCCHTHPMHPLAIGKRVRMDATAKKVYCVEPWL; this is translated from the coding sequence ATGAAAAAAGGAGATACAATCGGTATTTTTACACCATCTTCTCCTGCTACAGTAACAGCACAAGCACGCTATGTGCGAGCAAAGAACTTTTTGATGGCAAAGGGCTTTCAAATTATAGAAGGAAAACTAACGGGTAAATCGGATGTCTATCGTTCAGGAACACCGAAAGAGCGCGCAGAGGAGCTCAATGAATTAATTCGTAACCCAGATGTGAAGATGATTATGTCAACAATCGGCGGGACAAATTCCAATAGCATGCTGCCATATATTGACTATGAGGCATTTAAGGCAAACCCTAAATATGTTGTTGGTTATTCAGATGCAACGGCTGTTTTGCTCGCACTTTATGCAAAAACGGGCATTGCTACATATTATGGTCCAGCCCTTATTCCTTCATTTGGTGAATTCGAGCCACTTGTCAACGATACATATGACTATTTTGAAAAGTATTTTACGGAACAACTAAGTGTTCCGTATGAAGTGCCAATGCCTATCTTTTGGTCAGATGAGCCTGTCAATTGGCTTGAAAAAACAGCTGAGAAAACGCTTTTTACGAATGAATGGCTAACAGGGCAGCCTGGAGTAGCAGAGGGACGCTTGATTGGTGGTAATAATAATGCGATGTACGGCTTTATCGGAACAGAATATTTCCCTGAAATTCAGCAAGGTGATATTTTATTGATTGAAGATTGTATGAAGGATGCCTCAGTAGTTGAAAAAAACTTTGCGATGCTCAAGCTGCACGGAATTTTTGAGCGTGTTGGCGGCATTATTTTAGGCAAGCATGAGCGCTTTGATGATTTAGGTACTGGTAAAACGCCGCTTTCTCTTTTGTTAGAGCAGTTGAATGGAAAGGACATGCCTATACTCGCTGAATTTGATTGCTGTCATACACATCCGATGCATCCGTTAGCAATAGGCAAAAGAGTTCGCATGGATGCGACGGCTAAGAAAGTGTATTGCGTGGAGCCTTGGTTATAA
- a CDS encoding helix-turn-helix domain-containing protein produces MLNIGAKIKELRKERKMTLAQVAGDRLTKGMLSLIENGKAQPSMESLQYIASQLEIDVAELIQSEDNKQVRETFMQVEQLYSQFKKEFNKEQREIKGQELLQLIQPLMQSGSLKGSNYEEVRLLELYLLVRYLLKIDRSIEPFLPLAKMYENIHAYSKVLECFTRLGGIKFGQHQLEQALHYLLDAKKYIERYNYLIGDFEKLDYYYNLTVIYAALNDDIKMEEYLNLALNITKEKGVLYRFNDFYRLLFFINCSKGDAEKSKYYLNKLRLFMELFENPFDEILYSLTTLFYINRIEHDYLKALAVTIDNHRLPEDALNHAMVFINGEHAYAHWQLKQYGEAKKCLATLFVPEATIHPIDLAIIYRSYAVRALCYYEEGDIENAKRDILYAMDGVKEFKDTLDKQFILQAYERIMQ; encoded by the coding sequence ATGTTAAATATAGGGGCAAAAATAAAAGAGCTACGCAAAGAGCGCAAGATGACGTTGGCACAAGTAGCAGGAGATCGTCTAACAAAGGGCATGCTTAGTTTAATCGAAAATGGCAAAGCCCAGCCTTCGATGGAGAGCTTACAATATATTGCAAGTCAGCTTGAAATAGATGTTGCTGAATTAATACAATCAGAGGATAACAAGCAAGTGCGTGAAACTTTCATGCAAGTAGAACAGTTATATTCACAATTTAAAAAAGAGTTTAATAAAGAACAGCGTGAAATAAAGGGACAAGAGTTGTTACAGTTGATTCAGCCTTTAATGCAGTCAGGAAGCTTAAAAGGAAGTAATTACGAAGAAGTACGACTACTGGAACTTTATTTATTAGTGCGTTATTTACTAAAAATTGATCGTTCTATCGAGCCATTTTTACCTTTAGCTAAAATGTATGAAAACATTCATGCTTATTCTAAAGTATTAGAATGCTTTACTCGTTTAGGCGGCATTAAATTTGGACAACATCAACTTGAACAAGCACTCCACTATTTATTAGACGCTAAAAAATATATTGAACGTTATAATTATTTAATTGGTGACTTTGAAAAACTTGACTATTACTACAATTTAACTGTTATCTATGCGGCATTAAATGACGACATCAAAATGGAGGAGTATTTAAATTTAGCTTTAAATATAACGAAGGAAAAAGGAGTTTTATATCGCTTTAATGATTTTTATCGTTTATTATTTTTCATCAATTGCTCAAAGGGAGATGCTGAAAAAAGTAAATATTACTTGAACAAATTAAGGTTATTTATGGAGCTTTTCGAAAATCCTTTTGACGAGATACTGTATTCTTTAACTACATTGTTTTATATTAATCGAATTGAGCATGATTATCTTAAAGCATTAGCAGTAACTATTGATAATCATCGTCTACCTGAAGATGCATTAAATCATGCGATGGTATTTATTAATGGAGAACACGCTTATGCGCATTGGCAGTTAAAACAATATGGTGAAGCAAAAAAATGTTTAGCTACATTATTCGTACCCGAAGCTACAATCCACCCTATTGATTTAGCCATTATTTATCGCTCTTATGCCGTTCGAGCACTTTGTTACTATGAAGAAGGCGATATAGAAAATGCAAAACGCGATATATTGTACGCAATGGATGGCGTGAAGGAGTTTAAAGATACATTAGATAAGCAATTCATACTGCAAGCGTATGAGCGCATTATGCAATGA
- a CDS encoding YcdB/YcdC domain-containing protein, giving the protein MNHQQLKERALCIAKPAQHFQLIIEESGMESLFIWGDERESIKVQLNQDGHITSYFVSKDSYEVPANEEISQEERRRLADQFLLAHYPNALADFTFYKSGMLEDIEEFRYGQLVMDLPLANAGIVVGLDKAGNLVELMDMGKLPIPEIPTKLVDKDILHENAKAHICMRLVVAKIAEQPRLVYELDDIYPIYQADMLEPTIDQPICNIRYETLPLFASKPNLSLEEVLGLGNMQVVDEKVYNNVKRIVWGENKAGDLYERTVHARVDMHTGQLIGMTWFKERQGNLQLSYEEALQRAIDFLQLVVPELYPYLQLEIDERDSYLTFRFRLMKTQNIKTHYWVTVKINCSTGDVESYHGQHVDMEKLRQVPDMPAISAQQAKEIFLAHLAFRLEWDMGNEIGSSKLMYYGYDKETGKRLGYVDALSGAVITYRD; this is encoded by the coding sequence ATGAATCATCAGCAGTTAAAGGAACGAGCATTATGTATTGCAAAGCCAGCGCAGCATTTTCAGTTAATTATTGAGGAGTCAGGTATGGAGTCTTTATTTATTTGGGGAGACGAGCGGGAAAGTATCAAGGTGCAGTTAAATCAAGATGGTCATATAACAAGTTATTTTGTTTCGAAGGATAGCTATGAAGTGCCAGCAAATGAAGAAATATCACAAGAGGAAAGACGGAGGTTGGCGGATCAATTTTTGTTAGCACATTATCCAAATGCCTTGGCTGATTTTACTTTTTATAAATCGGGGATGCTTGAGGACATTGAGGAGTTTCGTTACGGGCAGCTTGTGATGGATTTGCCTTTAGCTAATGCTGGTATCGTTGTAGGTCTTGATAAAGCAGGTAATCTAGTGGAGTTAATGGATATGGGCAAACTGCCTATACCTGAAATTCCTACCAAACTAGTCGATAAAGATATTTTACACGAAAATGCTAAGGCACATATTTGCATGCGTTTAGTAGTCGCAAAAATCGCAGAGCAGCCACGCCTTGTTTATGAGTTAGATGATATATATCCTATTTATCAAGCCGACATGTTAGAGCCTACCATAGACCAGCCAATATGTAATATTCGCTATGAAACGTTGCCACTATTCGCATCTAAGCCTAATTTGTCATTAGAGGAAGTGCTAGGGCTAGGTAACATGCAGGTTGTTGATGAAAAAGTATATAACAATGTTAAAAGGATTGTTTGGGGCGAGAACAAGGCAGGGGATTTGTATGAGAGGACAGTTCATGCAAGGGTTGATATGCATACAGGTCAGCTAATAGGTATGACATGGTTTAAAGAACGTCAGGGTAATTTGCAGCTTAGTTATGAGGAAGCATTGCAAAGGGCGATTGATTTTTTACAGCTTGTTGTACCTGAGCTATACCCCTATTTACAATTAGAAATAGATGAGAGAGATTCGTATCTCACTTTTAGGTTTCGTTTAATGAAAACGCAAAATATTAAAACTCATTATTGGGTAACTGTTAAGATTAATTGTTCGACAGGAGATGTGGAATCTTATCACGGTCAGCATGTTGATATGGAAAAATTGCGTCAAGTTCCAGATATGCCAGCAATTTCAGCACAGCAGGCAAAGGAAATATTTTTGGCACATTTAGCATTTCGTTTAGAGTGGGATATGGGCAATGAAATAGGCAGCTCTAAATTGATGTACTACGGCTATGATAAGGAAACAGGCAAGAGATTAGGCTATGTTGATGCGTTAAGTGGCGCAGTTATTACTTACAGAGATTAA